The proteins below come from a single Cylindrospermopsis raciborskii Cr2010 genomic window:
- a CDS encoding DUF4160 domain-containing protein — protein MPEITRFYGIIIKLFFAGHPPAHFHAICGEYNAIFNLETLEFIEGEYEIWTNGQHCSQNLEP, from the coding sequence ATGCCGGAAATTACCAGATTTTACGGAATTATCATTAAACTGTTTTTTGCAGGTCATCCTCCTGCTCATTTTCATGCAATTTGTGGTGAATATAATGCCATTTTTAACCTAGAAACCCTAGAATTTATCGAAGGTGAGTATGAAATTTGGACTAATGGTCAACACTGTAGCCAAAACCTTGAACCGTAA
- a CDS encoding muconolactone Delta-isomerase, with amino-acid sequence MTQGELFSIWSEEADAALQAKQAGVVVDLWKCVGTRRVIAIVDVPTPDTLDQILLDLPIMKKMGQSVHVEVTPLRRYEDFATDVKARLSNN; translated from the coding sequence ATGACACAGGGGGAGCTGTTTAGTATCTGGAGCGAGGAAGCAGATGCAGCACTACAAGCTAAACAAGCAGGAGTGGTAGTGGACCTATGGAAATGTGTAGGAACTCGTCGGGTAATCGCCATTGTAGATGTTCCCACACCTGATACTCTGGATCAAATCCTCTTGGATTTACCCATTATGAAAAAAATGGGTCAAAGTGTCCATGTGGAGGTCACCCCTCTGAGAAGATATGAAGACTTTGCAACGGATGTAAAAGCACGTCTGTCAAATAATTAA
- a CDS encoding DUF2949 domain-containing protein: protein MVNCKTDKKLLHFLYHELELSHADVAVALRQRKFDEAPIPMLLWQYGLIDLQQLEKIFDWLAENV, encoded by the coding sequence ATGGTTAACTGCAAGACAGACAAGAAACTACTCCACTTTCTCTATCATGAGTTAGAACTTTCCCACGCTGATGTTGCTGTTGCTCTACGACAGCGTAAGTTTGATGAAGCACCAATTCCCATGTTGCTTTGGCAATATGGACTAATAGACTTACAACAACTGGAAAAGATTTTTGATTGGTTAGCGGAAAATGTTTAA
- a CDS encoding nitrogen fixation protein NifZ, whose protein sequence is MQKDEIELNSPPVFEIGQKVRVKKLIKNDGTFPGREIGEVLARIGDVGYVASIGTFLQAYYIYAVHFLNTGYIIGCRKRELESAEEISYESNATGK, encoded by the coding sequence ATGCAAAAAGATGAAATAGAACTAAACTCTCCACCTGTATTTGAGATTGGGCAAAAAGTACGAGTCAAAAAACTGATTAAAAATGATGGTACTTTTCCTGGTCGAGAAATTGGAGAAGTTTTAGCTAGGATTGGAGATGTGGGTTATGTGGCGAGTATAGGAACTTTTCTACAAGCATATTATATATATGCTGTCCATTTCTTAAATACGGGGTACATTATCGGTTGTCGCAAAAGAGAACTAGAATCCGCTGAGGAAATATCTTATGAAAGTAATGCTACGGGTAAATGA
- the nifT gene encoding putative nitrogen fixation protein NifT — protein MKVMLRVNDAGTLVVYVAKKDLEEEVVKQTDSEAGKVLTLANGWQLEFSQIPPRENLPQTVEAKLLH, from the coding sequence ATGAAAGTAATGCTACGGGTAAATGATGCTGGAACTTTAGTTGTCTATGTCGCGAAAAAGGACTTAGAAGAAGAAGTTGTTAAACAAACAGATAGTGAAGCAGGCAAGGTTCTTACTTTAGCTAATGGTTGGCAATTAGAATTTAGTCAAATCCCCCCACGAGAAAATTTGCCTCAAACCGTAGAAGCTAAACTTCTACACTAA
- a CDS encoding (2Fe-2S) ferredoxin domain-containing protein, with amino-acid sequence MGKKYLTLSQLNIEGQFLGFSSQGNDGGKCKIKYKHLYLKTSTQDLKIKIPKNLRCSLRNLLTGEQICVSVVSKLNRVNGKIKLTAYGVRPVGFCPLDYSSKENIAKIMVCQKSACLKHGGKSLLANLEKTLCDRGLLDKVKIEHTNCQKACRTAPNCILMLGEEQYKKLEPEAIASLLQTHFFANNI; translated from the coding sequence ATGGGTAAAAAGTATCTAACCTTATCACAATTGAATATAGAGGGACAATTTTTAGGTTTTAGTTCACAGGGAAATGATGGGGGTAAGTGTAAAATAAAATACAAACATTTGTATTTAAAAACTTCTACCCAAGATCTAAAAATTAAGATTCCCAAGAATTTACGCTGTTCCTTGAGGAATTTATTAACTGGGGAACAAATTTGTGTAAGTGTAGTAAGCAAATTAAATCGAGTCAATGGCAAAATTAAACTTACAGCTTATGGGGTTAGACCTGTAGGATTTTGTCCCCTAGATTATTCATCGAAGGAAAATATAGCTAAAATTATGGTTTGTCAAAAATCTGCATGTCTCAAGCATGGAGGTAAATCTTTATTGGCTAACCTAGAAAAAACTTTGTGCGATCGCGGTTTATTAGATAAAGTTAAAATTGAACATACCAATTGCCAGAAAGCTTGTAGAACAGCTCCCAACTGTATATTAATGTTAGGAGAGGAGCAATATAAGAAGTTGGAACCAGAAGCAATAGCAAGTTTACTGCAAACCCACTTTTTTGCAAATAATATATAG
- a CDS encoding AAA-like domain-containing protein — translation MPKHFNTAGPCQSDIHYMLSPTARLPELKALIDGRNYFIIHAPRQVGKTTAMIALAQELTASGHYTSVMLSLEVGAPFSQDPHKAEQSILAEWRQSLRFRLPPDLQPTEWPATESSSQLSTFLSNWAATADRPLAVFLDEIDALSDETLIFVLRQLRSGFPNRPHGFPHSLGLIGMRDVRDYKVKSGGSERLNSASPFNIKAESLTLSNFSFDEVQELYLQHTEATGQIFTPEAIHHAFYLTDGQPWLVNALARQATTVLVKDVNQPITIDVIKQAKEILIQRQDTHLDSLAERLREDRVKAIIQPILAGSDLPDTPEDDRRFVLDLGLLKRSSLGGLTIANPIYQEVIPRVLSQGSQDSLPQIQPSWLNTDHSLNPEKLLNAFLDFWRQHGEPLLKSVPYHEIAPHLVLMAFLHRIVNGGGTLEREYAIGSGRMDICLRYGVVVMGMELKVWKPGKKDPLPQGLQQLDKYLAGLGLDTGWLVIFDRRPDLPPIEERTTTEEVVSPGGRAIIVIRG, via the coding sequence ATGCCTAAACACTTTAACACTGCTGGCCCATGCCAATCCGATATCCACTATATGCTATCTCCCACAGCGCGACTGCCTGAGTTGAAAGCCTTAATTGATGGACGCAATTACTTTATCATCCATGCCCCGCGACAAGTGGGCAAAACCACTGCTATGATAGCCCTTGCCCAGGAATTAACTGCGAGTGGCCACTATACTTCTGTGATGCTGTCCTTAGAGGTGGGGGCACCTTTTTCCCAGGATCCGCACAAAGCCGAGCAGTCTATTTTAGCGGAATGGCGACAGTCACTCCGCTTTCGGTTACCTCCAGATTTACAACCCACTGAATGGCCAGCGACGGAAAGTAGTTCTCAACTGAGCACCTTTTTGAGTAACTGGGCAGCAACGGCTGATCGTCCTTTAGCTGTTTTTCTGGATGAAATTGATGCACTTAGCGACGAAACATTAATATTTGTATTACGACAATTGCGTTCTGGTTTTCCTAATCGTCCTCACGGATTTCCCCATTCTTTGGGGTTAATTGGAATGCGAGATGTGCGGGATTATAAAGTAAAATCTGGGGGCAGTGAACGCCTAAATAGCGCCAGCCCTTTTAACATTAAAGCAGAGTCCTTAACCCTCTCTAATTTTAGTTTTGATGAAGTTCAAGAACTCTATTTACAACATACAGAAGCCACGGGACAAATCTTCACTCCCGAAGCGATTCATCATGCCTTTTATTTAACCGATGGACAACCCTGGTTAGTTAATGCTTTAGCTCGTCAAGCTACAACTGTTTTAGTAAAAGATGTCAATCAACCTATTACGATTGATGTGATTAAACAAGCTAAGGAAATCCTTATTCAGCGTCAAGATACCCATTTAGATAGCCTTGCGGAAAGACTGCGGGAAGATCGGGTTAAAGCGATTATTCAGCCTATATTAGCGGGATCAGACTTACCGGATACTCCAGAAGATGATCGCCGTTTTGTACTGGATTTAGGTTTACTGAAGCGTAGTTCTTTGGGTGGACTAACTATTGCCAATCCCATTTACCAGGAAGTGATTCCTCGCGTGTTATCTCAAGGTAGTCAGGATAGTTTGCCCCAAATTCAACCCAGTTGGTTAAACACCGACCATAGTTTAAATCCTGAAAAACTCTTAAATGCTTTTCTTGACTTCTGGCGACAACATGGAGAACCGTTACTGAAAAGTGTGCCCTACCACGAGATTGCCCCCCATCTGGTATTAATGGCATTCTTACACCGTATCGTGAATGGGGGCGGTACGTTAGAGCGAGAGTACGCGATCGGTTCGGGTCGCATGGATATTTGTTTACGCTATGGTGTGGTGGTGATGGGCATGGAACTGAAGGTGTGGAAACCTGGTAAGAAAGATCCACTCCCCCAGGGACTCCAACAGTTAGATAAATATTTGGCAGGACTAGGACTGGATACGGGTTGGTTAGTGATTTTTGATCGTCGCCCTGATTTACCCCCCATTGAAGAACGTACTACTACAGAAGAAGTGGTCAGTCCAGGGGGTAGAGCGATCATAGTGATTAGAGGTTAA
- a CDS encoding Glu/Leu/Phe/Val dehydrogenase family protein produces MCQYSGGGKAVIIADPEQKTDKLFNAYGSFVNSFGGSFITGQDVNISWEDAHKIGEKTPYMIGLISTYGGSSYPTAVGVEAGMKAAVDFYWGKKNLQGLKVAIQGVGKVGKNLCEILSHQEVEIFVSDISNHKLAEVEKLYPVNIVDVEEIYELDVDIFAPCALGGIINSCTIPKLQAKIIAGAANNQLENEELDSQLLVDRNIVYCPDYVINAGGLIHVYDGMIGLSEESSLARVRNIYNTLKQVFAISKEYNITPLTASRQLAESRFLNNKTQN; encoded by the coding sequence TTGTGCCAATATTCCGGTGGTGGTAAAGCAGTAATCATAGCAGATCCCGAACAGAAAACCGATAAGTTATTTAATGCCTATGGAAGTTTTGTCAATAGTTTTGGAGGGAGTTTTATTACTGGACAAGATGTAAATATTTCCTGGGAAGATGCCCATAAAATAGGTGAAAAAACACCCTATATGATTGGGTTAATATCCACATACGGTGGTTCTAGCTATCCTACCGCAGTGGGAGTAGAAGCGGGGATGAAAGCAGCAGTAGATTTTTACTGGGGGAAGAAAAATCTCCAAGGCTTAAAAGTGGCTATTCAAGGAGTAGGCAAAGTGGGTAAAAACCTTTGTGAAATTTTATCCCACCAGGAAGTGGAAATTTTTGTCAGCGATATATCTAATCATAAACTGGCAGAAGTTGAGAAGTTATATCCGGTAAATATTGTAGATGTGGAAGAAATTTATGAATTAGATGTTGATATATTTGCTCCCTGTGCTTTAGGGGGGATCATTAATAGTTGTACCATTCCCAAATTGCAAGCTAAAATTATTGCAGGAGCAGCCAACAACCAACTGGAGAATGAGGAATTAGATAGTCAGCTATTAGTAGATAGAAATATAGTCTATTGTCCAGATTATGTAATTAACGCTGGAGGTTTAATTCATGTTTATGATGGCATGATAGGGCTAAGTGAAGAAAGTTCCTTGGCAAGAGTGAGGAATATATATAATACATTAAAACAGGTATTTGCAATTTCTAAAGAATACAATATTACTCCACTAACTGCATCAAGACAGTTAGCGGAGAGTCGGTTTTTAAATAATAAAACTCAAAATTAA
- a CDS encoding Glu/Leu/Phe/Val dehydrogenase dimerization domain-containing protein: MEIFLKIAEMGHKQVTFCYDQESGLKAIVAIHNTNLGSGVALGGTRLLPYSTEEDALKDVLRLSYAMTYKAACANIPVVVKQ, encoded by the coding sequence ATGGAAATATTTTTAAAAATTGCTGAAATGGGACACAAGCAAGTAACATTCTGTTATGACCAAGAATCAGGATTGAAAGCTATTGTCGCCATCCACAATACTAATTTAGGTTCGGGGGTAGCCCTAGGGGGGACAAGATTATTGCCATATTCCACAGAAGAAGATGCTCTCAAAGATGTCCTGCGTTTGAGTTATGCCATGACCTATAAAGCAGCTTGTGCCAATATTCCGGTGGTGGTAAAGCAGTAA
- a CDS encoding thiamine pyrophosphate-dependent enzyme, whose product MEVHRFGLQVELLALAEKLGVPICATMLGKSVFPETHPQYLGIYNGEAGDENINKIVEESDCLLMLGVFMTDINLGMFTAHINQKHTISATSERIAIKHHEYQNILFTDFIAGLLKNPHLPHFQFPNTYRMHPRVEEKIDNISMGGLIYEINQFIDHKTIIITDVGDSLFAADDIQTKQGTSYLAPAFYASMGFAIPGIIGAQLADPFRRVLALVGDGAFQMTGMELLTAKRLGMNPIVIIINNGSFASLRAMGHEDADFVNISTIDYADLAKVLGGNGFVIHTGLELRRALSVAKDSENFSILDVRISADDISPALQRLKTLFTQTLK is encoded by the coding sequence GTGGAAGTACACCGTTTTGGGTTACAAGTAGAACTGTTAGCACTTGCAGAAAAATTGGGCGTACCGATTTGTGCCACCATGTTAGGAAAATCAGTATTTCCAGAAACCCATCCCCAATATCTAGGGATTTACAATGGTGAAGCGGGAGACGAAAATATTAACAAAATAGTGGAAGAATCCGACTGTTTATTAATGTTAGGGGTATTCATGACAGATATTAACCTAGGAATGTTTACTGCCCATATTAACCAAAAACATACCATATCTGCCACCTCAGAACGGATTGCTATTAAACATCATGAATATCAGAACATTTTATTTACCGACTTCATTGCGGGACTATTAAAAAATCCCCATTTACCACATTTTCAATTCCCAAATACTTATAGGATGCACCCGCGAGTAGAGGAAAAAATAGATAATATATCTATGGGTGGATTAATTTATGAAATTAATCAATTTATTGATCATAAAACCATAATTATTACCGATGTAGGAGACAGTTTATTTGCAGCAGATGATATTCAAACCAAACAAGGAACAAGCTATTTAGCTCCCGCTTTTTATGCGAGCATGGGTTTTGCCATTCCGGGAATAATAGGTGCTCAATTAGCAGATCCCTTTCGTCGGGTGTTGGCATTAGTTGGTGATGGTGCATTCCAAATGACAGGAATGGAACTATTAACAGCTAAAAGACTGGGAATGAACCCCATAGTAATTATTATTAATAATGGTTCTTTTGCTTCTTTAAGAGCCATGGGACATGAGGATGCGGACTTCGTAAATATTAGTACAATTGACTATGCTGATTTGGCTAAAGTTTTAGGAGGCAATGGCTTTGTAATTCATACAGGATTAGAACTAAGAAGAGCCTTGAGTGTAGCGAAAGACAGTGAAAATTTTAGCATTTTAGATGTGAGAATTTCTGCAGATGATATTTCACCAGCTTTACAAAGACTAAAAACTCTATTTACTCAAACTTTGAAATAA
- a CDS encoding transposase family protein, translating into MSNISEYIQNNPHESHRLLGLKYEQLQQLLEKAIKLHHQKQQLVESKKTRIIQGGGGRKPKLSPSEQIILTLTYLRQLTTFQLLGIQFGVSETTANDIFNYWLPIIGELLPPSLLEQVKKNSSDYEVVKEILTEFELIVDSYEQPIDRPGEYQEQKKYYSGKKACHTRKSQLIVLPNGKDIVDVVAGKPGPKSDVNLFRETRNIFDKKQKFSGDKAYQGEELMKTPTKKPKNQELTSEQKEKNKELASERIFVEHLIRVVKIFRVAQERFRLNSSKYEQVIMTICGLVRFRMGTYLF; encoded by the coding sequence ATGAGCAACATATCTGAATATATCCAGAATAATCCTCACGAATCACACCGTTTATTGGGTCTGAAGTATGAGCAGTTACAGCAACTTTTGGAAAAAGCCATAAAACTGCATCATCAGAAACAACAATTGGTTGAATCAAAAAAAACCCGAATTATTCAAGGCGGTGGAGGGCGCAAACCCAAATTATCACCGTCGGAGCAAATAATCTTAACATTAACATATTTACGGCAGTTAACAACATTTCAGCTACTAGGTATTCAATTTGGAGTAAGTGAAACAACTGCAAATGATATCTTTAACTATTGGTTGCCAATAATAGGAGAATTATTGCCACCAAGTTTGCTAGAACAGGTAAAAAAAAACTCCAGTGATTACGAAGTCGTTAAAGAAATATTAACAGAATTTGAGTTAATAGTGGATAGCTATGAACAGCCTATAGACAGACCTGGAGAGTACCAAGAACAAAAAAAATATTATTCAGGTAAAAAAGCCTGTCATACTAGAAAAAGTCAACTAATCGTTTTACCAAATGGTAAAGATATTGTTGATGTAGTAGCGGGTAAACCTGGTCCAAAAAGTGATGTAAATTTATTCCGTGAAACCAGAAATATATTTGATAAAAAACAAAAATTTAGTGGTGATAAAGCTTATCAAGGAGAGGAGTTAATGAAAACTCCGACAAAAAAACCTAAAAACCAAGAATTAACGTCTGAACAAAAAGAAAAAAATAAAGAGTTAGCTTCCGAACGAATTTTTGTTGAACATTTAATTCGTGTAGTGAAAATATTCAGAGTGGCACAAGAAAGATTTCGATTAAATTCAAGTAAGTATGAACAGGTAATCATGACTATTTGTGGACTTGTTCGTTTCCGAATGGGAACCTACTTATTTTAG
- a CDS encoding SIMPL domain-containing protein → MSRIYRNISLPSGFQFKQLGKIAYFSLLISSIFTLPASAQEKAQLWRTLTVSGSGVETIATTLTRVSLGVEVQGKTAQEVQQEAARRSSAVVNLLKSRKVEKLETTGVRLNPVYSYTNNIQRITGYAASNTVSFRFSTDKVGSLLDEAIKTGASEINGISFVATDEAINEAQKQALRKATQEAKKQAEAVLSSLGFQTKEIISIQINNASAPPPPMLQRSQMVKASAPDAVTPIVGGEQQVEASVTLQISY, encoded by the coding sequence ATGTCTAGGATATATAGAAATATTTCACTACCATCTGGGTTTCAGTTTAAGCAACTGGGGAAAATTGCCTATTTCAGTTTACTAATTTCCAGCATATTTACCTTACCAGCATCAGCTCAGGAAAAAGCTCAATTATGGCGCACATTAACTGTTAGTGGTAGCGGGGTAGAAACCATAGCCACCACTTTAACAAGAGTGAGTTTGGGCGTAGAAGTTCAGGGAAAAACTGCTCAAGAGGTCCAACAGGAAGCTGCTCGCAGATCCTCTGCGGTGGTGAATTTACTCAAGTCCCGTAAAGTTGAAAAGTTGGAAACTACCGGTGTCAGGCTTAATCCAGTCTATAGTTATACGAACAATATACAAAGAATTACTGGCTATGCTGCTAGTAACACGGTGAGTTTTCGCTTTTCTACTGACAAGGTTGGTTCCTTGTTAGATGAAGCGATCAAAACTGGAGCAAGCGAAATTAATGGTATTAGTTTTGTTGCTACGGATGAGGCTATTAATGAAGCACAAAAACAAGCTCTAAGAAAAGCAACCCAGGAGGCTAAAAAGCAAGCCGAAGCAGTTCTCAGCAGTTTAGGTTTCCAAACCAAAGAAATAATTAGCATTCAAATTAACAATGCTAGTGCACCTCCTCCACCTATGCTACAAAGATCCCAAATGGTTAAGGCTTCCGCTCCAGATGCAGTCACTCCTATAGTGGGTGGTGAACAACAAGTAGAAGCATCTGTAACTCTGCAAATTAGCTATTAG
- a CDS encoding peptidoglycan-binding domain-containing protein: protein MTEIGMLIMGEFNYKQTNLPHLLDEQLLKAENAQYKTKNSHFSQLPHGITSKITAPEFMTVGVTEKIAISRTIRTGLMDKNEGRVAIPDRYRWQQASKRTKKRQLPPQFQLADRSNLPKRRPTPTDYLAYNRPQMPTLRFGDSGLSIRVLQRLLISNGYNVRVDGVFGALTETAIKAFQSQRNLSVDGVVGPKTWSQLCSI, encoded by the coding sequence ATGACCGAAATTGGAATGCTGATTATGGGGGAATTCAACTATAAACAGACGAATTTACCCCATTTACTAGATGAACAGCTATTAAAAGCGGAAAATGCCCAATATAAGACAAAAAATAGCCATTTTTCCCAATTACCTCATGGCATTACATCCAAGATTACAGCTCCCGAATTCATGACAGTGGGAGTCACGGAAAAAATAGCTATATCCAGAACCATTAGGACAGGGTTGATGGACAAAAATGAGGGACGCGTGGCTATTCCGGATCGCTATAGATGGCAGCAAGCATCTAAACGGACAAAAAAGCGCCAATTACCCCCACAATTTCAATTGGCTGACAGGTCAAATCTACCCAAACGAAGACCCACCCCAACAGACTACTTGGCATACAATAGACCTCAAATGCCAACCCTCCGATTTGGTGATTCTGGTCTATCCATTAGAGTCTTACAGCGTTTGTTAATATCCAATGGCTATAATGTGCGAGTTGATGGCGTATTTGGGGCGCTGACTGAAACAGCTATTAAGGCTTTTCAAAGTCAGCGTAATTTATCAGTAGATGGTGTTGTAGGTCCTAAGACTTGGTCTCAACTATGCAGCATTTAA
- the cax gene encoding calcium/proton exchanger — MSTKNIIFLTLLVFIPISLAAHFLEWGELVVFITAGLAILPLAAWMGTATEEIAVVVGPVLGGLLNATFGNATELIIALVALNAGLIDVVKASITGSIIGNLLLVMGLSMFLGGIRYKEQSFESVVARVNASSMNLAVIAILLPTAVNYTSIGISENVLQNLSIAVAVVLILVYGLTLLFSMKTHAYLYDVGLADTEEENNHQKPNIALWTGVLLVCTLLVALESELLVDSLEVATSKLGLTALFTGVILVPIIGNAAEHATAVTVAMKNKMDLSLSVAVGSSMQIALFVAPVLVISGWVMKQPMDLDFNPFELVAVAVSVLIANSISSDGKSNWLEGTLLLAAYTVLGFAFYFHP; from the coding sequence ATGTCAACTAAAAATATCATCTTCCTGACTTTGCTAGTTTTCATCCCTATTTCCCTAGCCGCACACTTCTTAGAGTGGGGAGAATTGGTAGTATTTATCACTGCTGGATTAGCAATTTTACCATTAGCCGCTTGGATGGGCACAGCCACCGAAGAAATAGCAGTGGTTGTGGGTCCAGTGTTAGGAGGTTTATTAAATGCCACTTTTGGCAATGCCACAGAATTAATTATAGCTCTAGTCGCGCTAAATGCTGGACTAATAGATGTGGTGAAAGCCAGTATTACGGGATCAATTATCGGTAACCTGCTTCTGGTTATGGGGCTTTCAATGTTTTTAGGTGGAATACGTTATAAAGAGCAGAGTTTTGAATCTGTAGTTGCAAGAGTTAATGCTTCTTCAATGAATTTAGCGGTAATAGCCATTTTACTGCCAACTGCAGTGAATTATACTTCTATAGGAATTAGTGAGAACGTGCTACAAAATCTTTCTATTGCTGTAGCGGTAGTGCTCATTTTAGTTTATGGACTAACACTGCTTTTTTCTATGAAAACCCACGCTTACTTATATGATGTAGGTTTAGCAGATACAGAAGAGGAAAATAACCATCAAAAACCAAATATTGCATTGTGGACTGGTGTCTTATTAGTTTGTACCTTATTGGTAGCGTTGGAATCAGAACTATTAGTGGACTCACTAGAAGTAGCTACATCTAAACTAGGACTGACAGCATTATTTACAGGGGTGATATTAGTGCCAATTATAGGTAACGCGGCGGAACATGCCACAGCAGTAACTGTAGCCATGAAAAATAAAATGGATCTTTCACTGTCAGTAGCTGTTGGATCAAGCATGCAGATAGCCTTATTTGTAGCACCCGTACTAGTAATATCCGGATGGGTCATGAAACAACCAATGGATTTAGACTTTAATCCTTTTGAACTAGTAGCAGTAGCTGTGTCAGTCTTAATTGCTAATAGCATTAGTTCCGATGGCAAATCCAATTGGTTAGAAGGCACTTTATTATTGGCAGCATATACGGTTTTAGGCTTTGCATTTTATTTCCATCCATAA